GACACGGACGGCTACGAACTGCTGCGGCAGCGCCGCGTCCCGTACGTCGGGATCAACGGCGAGTTCGCGGACGGCGTGCCGGCCCCGGTCTTCTCCACGGACGACGCGCTCGCCGCCGAACTGGCCGTGGACCACCTCCACCGCCTGGGCCACCGGCGCATCGGCATGGCGTCGGGCCCTGCGGGGAACCGGCCCGCCGACCGGCGGGTGCGGGGCTTCGTCGAGGCCATGGGCCGGCGCGGCATCGACGGTGCGGAGGGCTGGGTCGTCCGCCAGTCCTACAGCGTGGAGGGCGGGCAGGCCGCGGCCTCGGCCCTCGTCGGCCTCGGTGCCACCGGGATCGTCGCGGCCAGCGACTTCATGGCCCTGGGCGCCGTGCGCGGGATCCGCCGCCAGGGTCTGTCCGTGCCGGGTGACGTGTCGGTGGTGGGTTACGACGGGTCGACGGTCACCGAGTTCACCGATCCGGCCCTGACCACGGTCCGCCAGCCCGCCGACCGTCTCGCCCTGGAGGTGGGCCGCAGCGTCCTGGCCCTGGTCAGCAACCGCGAGGTCCCCACGGGCGAGCTCCTCTTCGACCCGGAGCTCGTCATCCGCGCCTCGACGGGCCCCGCGGCCCCGTAGGGGCGCCGGGCGCCGAACGGAAAGGGACTCGGCCAGTGACGGAGACCGGCAAGGCCGGAGCGGCCTCGCTCAGCGCGCGGGCGCGTGAGGCCGTGTTGCAGCGCATCGTCGACCGGCGGTACGCGCAGGGCGCACGGCTCGTCGAGCGCGAGGTCGCCGAGGAGCTCGGCATGTCCCGCGTGCCCGTGCGGGAGGCGCTGCGCGCGCTCGTCGCCGAGGGCCTCCTCGAACTGCTCCCGCACAGCGGGGTGCGGGTGCGGCGACTCGAACGCGTCGACGTGGAGCACTTGTACGAGGTCTGGGAGCCGCTCGCGGTCCAGGCGTCGCGGCTCGCGGCGCGGGCCCTGGCCGCGGGGGCCCTGGCGGCGGGCGGCGCCGAGCAGCTCGCCGCACTGGAGGCGACGCTCCGGCAGGCCGAGTCGGCGGCAGCGGCGGGCGAGGGCACGCGCGAGGTGGCCGCCCACACGGCGTTCCACGAGGGCATCGTGGAACTGGCGGGCAATCCGCTGCTCGCCCGCACCATGGAGCAGCTGAGCTGGCAGCTGAGACTGGTGTTCGGACTGCGCGAGGAGCCCGCGCACATGCGGGCCCAGCACGCCGAGATGTTCCGGCACATCGCCGCCGGGGACGCGGAGGCCGCGGCGGCGAGCACGCTGCTGCACGTACGGGACAGCAGGGCCGTCGCGCTACGCTCCCTCTTCGGCGACTCCTGAGAGTATTTGTATACCAAGATGGACTGGACGCCATCCCGCCGACGTGCACGAACGTCGTGACGTGCGGATTTCGTCGTCTCCCGATCACACCCTTGTTCGGCGCCTTTCACTTGGTATACAAAAACGGGGAGCCCATCGGCCCTCTCCCCAAGGAGCTCCC
The sequence above is a segment of the Streptomyces sp. NBC_01255 genome. Coding sequences within it:
- a CDS encoding LacI family DNA-binding transcriptional regulator gives rise to the protein MKVGITDVAAHAQVSEATVSRVINRRQGVSKKTREAVEQAMAELGYERVTQGQLVAVVTEFVSNPFFADVAERIESALAPHGLKTVLCPVFPGGVQELDFLTSLVDKGVAAVVFLSASNTVEGADTDGYELLRQRRVPYVGINGEFADGVPAPVFSTDDALAAELAVDHLHRLGHRRIGMASGPAGNRPADRRVRGFVEAMGRRGIDGAEGWVVRQSYSVEGGQAAASALVGLGATGIVAASDFMALGAVRGIRRQGLSVPGDVSVVGYDGSTVTEFTDPALTTVRQPADRLALEVGRSVLALVSNREVPTGELLFDPELVIRASTGPAAP
- a CDS encoding GntR family transcriptional regulator, with the protein product MTETGKAGAASLSARAREAVLQRIVDRRYAQGARLVEREVAEELGMSRVPVREALRALVAEGLLELLPHSGVRVRRLERVDVEHLYEVWEPLAVQASRLAARALAAGALAAGGAEQLAALEATLRQAESAAAAGEGTREVAAHTAFHEGIVELAGNPLLARTMEQLSWQLRLVFGLREEPAHMRAQHAEMFRHIAAGDAEAAAASTLLHVRDSRAVALRSLFGDS